In the Muricauda sp. MAR_2010_75 genome, one interval contains:
- a CDS encoding sugar phosphate isomerase/epimerase translates to MNKKNVFQNGFLAVMVILVSAFYSCKQNQKKETSDNQASEEVVAETTEPSYKLSLAQWSINRMIREDGVDPYKFAEMANEWGFEGLEYVSQLYYPELEKDNFSEAAMKTFVEKSKAESEKYGLENLLIMVDGQGDLAAEDENERKEAAENHHKWVDAAAALGCHSIRVNLNGTQDPEVWVPASIDGLTQLATYAKDKNINVIVENHGGPSSNAALLAEVIEQVGMENCGTLPDFGNFCIKREAGDYYESKCVEEYDRYKGVEELMPYAKGVSAKSYGFDEEGKETTIDFARMIKIVKDSGYTGFIDVEYEGNELSEEEGILATKRLLEELL, encoded by the coding sequence ATGAACAAAAAGAATGTTTTTCAAAACGGCTTTTTGGCCGTAATGGTAATTTTAGTGTCAGCATTTTATTCCTGCAAGCAGAATCAGAAAAAAGAAACCTCTGATAATCAAGCGTCCGAGGAAGTTGTGGCTGAAACAACAGAACCTTCCTATAAACTTTCCTTGGCCCAATGGTCCATCAACAGAATGATCAGAGAAGATGGGGTTGATCCCTACAAGTTTGCCGAAATGGCCAACGAATGGGGTTTTGAAGGATTGGAGTACGTAAGCCAGTTGTATTATCCCGAGTTGGAAAAGGACAATTTTTCGGAAGCTGCCATGAAAACTTTTGTTGAAAAAAGCAAGGCCGAGAGTGAGAAATATGGTCTTGAGAACCTACTGATCATGGTAGATGGACAGGGAGATTTGGCGGCAGAAGATGAGAATGAACGTAAAGAAGCCGCAGAAAACCACCACAAATGGGTTGATGCTGCTGCAGCTTTGGGCTGTCACTCAATTCGAGTGAATTTAAATGGAACCCAAGACCCTGAGGTATGGGTACCAGCTTCCATTGATGGACTTACGCAATTGGCTACCTATGCCAAAGACAAGAATATCAATGTAATTGTTGAAAACCATGGTGGCCCTTCATCAAACGCAGCATTGTTGGCAGAAGTCATTGAACAAGTGGGTATGGAGAATTGTGGTACATTGCCAGATTTTGGCAATTTCTGCATCAAAAGGGAGGCAGGGGATTATTACGAATCCAAATGTGTTGAGGAATATGATCGATACAAAGGAGTTGAGGAATTGATGCCCTATGCCAAAGGGGTCAGTGCCAAATCCTATGGTTTTGATGAAGAAGGCAAGGAGACCACCATCGACTTTGCCAGAATGATCAAGATTGTTAAAGATTCGGGTTATACGGGATTTATTGATGTTGAATATGAAGGGAACGAACTGAGCGAGGAAGAAGGTATATTGGCCACAAAAAGATTATTGGAAGAACTTCTTTGA
- a CDS encoding DinB family protein yields MKGFLQQLFDYNFYCNKKLIAQCGSQDKIPENCARLFSHILNAHHIWNQRILGAPTTYTVWQEHPFENWEDIHYENQRTSFEIITNADDLYKRVEYENSQGRTFGNELKDILFHVVNHSTHHRGQILMDLRDSGITPEPLDYIFYKR; encoded by the coding sequence ATGAAGGGATTTTTACAACAACTCTTCGACTATAATTTCTACTGCAACAAAAAATTGATTGCACAGTGTGGTTCCCAGGATAAAATCCCGGAGAACTGTGCACGCCTTTTTAGTCATATCTTAAATGCCCATCATATATGGAACCAACGGATTTTGGGGGCACCAACAACGTATACGGTTTGGCAGGAACATCCCTTTGAAAACTGGGAGGACATCCACTATGAAAACCAAAGGACTTCGTTTGAGATCATTACCAATGCGGATGACCTTTACAAAAGGGTGGAATACGAAAACAGCCAGGGGAGAACCTTTGGCAACGAACTAAAGGATATCCTTTTTCACGTAGTGAACCATTCTACCCACCACCGTGGTCAAATTTTAATGGATTTAAGGGATTCCGGTATCACTCCAGAACCTTTGGACTATATATTTTATAAAAGGTAA
- a CDS encoding nucleoside permease, translating to MGAKIKFQLSFMMFLEFFIWGGWFVTLGTFLGNNLNATGGQMAQAFSTQSWGAIIAPFIIGLIADRYFNAERILGMLHLMGALLMYQMYQTTEFALFYPYVLGYMILYMPTLALVNSISFNQMKDPAKEFSPIRVFGTIGWIVAGLVISYVFLWDSPEGIQSGMLKNTFLMVALASAVLGLFSFTLPKTPPRVDRNEKVSISEMLGLDALKLLKDRNFLIFFISSVLICIPLAFYYQNANPFLSEIGMDNPTGKMTIGQASEVLFMLLLPYFFTKFGFKKTIMAGMLAWTIRYLLFAYGNAGEMAFMLLIGIALHGICYDFFFVSGQIYTDSKAGDKYKSAAQGLITLATYGVGMLIGFWVAGQITDANIIGENQHSWTKIWSFPAIFALGVALIFLIFFKNEKVSYKQ from the coding sequence ATGGGCGCAAAAATAAAGTTCCAGCTTTCGTTTATGATGTTCTTGGAGTTCTTCATTTGGGGAGGTTGGTTTGTGACTTTGGGTACCTTTCTGGGAAACAATTTGAATGCTACTGGTGGTCAAATGGCACAAGCATTTTCAACCCAGTCTTGGGGAGCCATTATTGCCCCTTTTATTATTGGATTGATTGCGGACAGATACTTTAATGCGGAACGAATTTTGGGTATGCTCCATCTCATGGGAGCCTTGCTGATGTATCAAATGTACCAAACTACAGAGTTTGCGCTTTTCTATCCGTATGTGTTGGGCTATATGATTCTGTATATGCCTACACTTGCTCTAGTGAACTCTATTTCCTTCAATCAAATGAAAGACCCTGCAAAAGAGTTTTCCCCCATTCGGGTTTTTGGTACCATTGGCTGGATTGTGGCTGGACTTGTAATCAGCTACGTGTTTCTTTGGGATTCTCCCGAAGGGATACAATCCGGAATGTTAAAGAACACCTTCCTAATGGTAGCTTTGGCATCCGCCGTATTGGGATTGTTCAGTTTTACCCTGCCCAAGACCCCTCCCAGAGTGGACAGAAATGAGAAAGTAAGCATTTCTGAAATGTTGGGGCTTGATGCCTTGAAACTGTTGAAGGATAGAAACTTCTTGATTTTCTTTATTTCTTCAGTCTTGATCTGTATTCCATTGGCATTTTATTACCAAAACGCCAACCCCTTCTTATCTGAAATCGGAATGGATAATCCCACCGGGAAAATGACCATCGGCCAAGCCTCCGAAGTGCTTTTTATGCTGCTGTTACCTTATTTTTTCACAAAATTTGGATTTAAAAAGACAATTATGGCTGGGATGTTGGCCTGGACTATACGATATTTGTTGTTTGCCTATGGCAATGCCGGTGAAATGGCCTTTATGCTACTGATAGGCATTGCACTCCACGGTATTTGCTACGACTTTTTCTTTGTATCAGGTCAAATTTATACCGATTCAAAGGCTGGCGACAAATACAAAAGTGCAGCGCAAGGGCTCATTACTTTGGCCACTTATGGTGTGGGTATGCTGATAGGATTTTGGGTGGCCGGACAAATTACGGATGCCAACATAATAGGAGAAAACCAACACAGTTGGACAAAAATATGGAGCTTCCCTGCTATTTTTGCGCTGGGCGTGGCCCTTATTTTCCTGATTTTCTTTAAAAACGAAAAAGTATCATACAAACAATAA
- a CDS encoding sugar MFS transporter encodes MEQVNKNRLFIASCVALLVTAMTFAIRARLETVFGPEGVGLTLEQIGYAFTPAFWGFTLAMLLGGPLVDFLGIKKITWIAFITHAIGIVWTILANDMTSLFIATLFVGIGNGFVEAALNPMIASMYPKSKTKMLNRFHVWFPGGIAIGGVVGWLVMDVMGLSWQIMVGTLFIPLIIYAILFFGQKFPVTERVALGVTNNKMLSSIGKPLFIFMVLCMMLTAASELGTTQRIESLLKESGTIPLLVLVFINGIMALGRAFAGQVIHKLQPSGMLLFSAIFTFIGLWLLTITSGSATFLAAGVFAIGVTFFWPTMLGFVAEYLPETGALGLSIMGAAGMLSVSIVLPIMGNLMDNASAHEALRTMSALPAILIVAFIGLYIFMRGKKVQTEE; translated from the coding sequence ATGGAACAAGTAAACAAGAATAGACTTTTTATAGCATCCTGTGTAGCCTTGTTGGTAACAGCAATGACTTTTGCCATAAGAGCACGACTGGAGACCGTTTTTGGACCCGAAGGGGTTGGACTTACCCTGGAACAAATAGGCTATGCCTTTACTCCTGCCTTTTGGGGATTTACCTTGGCAATGCTTTTGGGCGGCCCTTTGGTAGATTTTTTGGGAATTAAAAAAATCACATGGATTGCATTCATTACCCATGCTATTGGTATTGTCTGGACTATTTTGGCCAATGATATGACCTCACTTTTCATCGCCACTTTGTTTGTAGGCATTGGTAATGGTTTTGTTGAGGCGGCACTGAATCCTATGATTGCATCAATGTATCCTAAAAGCAAGACCAAAATGTTGAACCGTTTCCACGTGTGGTTTCCTGGCGGCATTGCAATAGGAGGCGTTGTAGGATGGCTGGTCATGGATGTAATGGGTCTTAGCTGGCAAATAATGGTAGGTACGCTATTTATCCCATTGATTATCTATGCGATACTATTTTTTGGACAAAAATTTCCGGTTACCGAACGTGTGGCCCTTGGGGTTACCAATAACAAAATGCTATCAAGTATTGGTAAGCCCCTCTTCATTTTTATGGTACTTTGTATGATGCTTACGGCCGCATCAGAATTGGGTACCACACAACGTATAGAATCCTTGTTAAAGGAATCAGGTACCATACCACTATTGGTGCTTGTCTTTATCAACGGAATTATGGCCTTGGGTAGAGCTTTCGCAGGTCAGGTCATTCATAAATTACAACCGTCAGGTATGCTCCTCTTTTCTGCAATATTTACATTTATAGGCCTTTGGTTGTTGACCATAACAAGTGGCTCTGCAACATTTTTGGCCGCAGGGGTATTTGCAATAGGGGTCACTTTTTTCTGGCCGACCATGCTCGGTTTTGTTGCAGAATACCTGCCAGAAACCGGTGCTTTGGGATTGTCCATAATGGGAGCGGCCGGAATGCTTTCTGTATCGATAGTACTACCCATCATGGGGAACCTTATGGATAACGCCAGTGCACATGAAGCTCTTCGTACTATGTCAGCCTTACCTGCCATATTGATTGTGGCCTTTATTGGATTGTATATATTTATGCGAGGAAAAAAAGTTCAGACAGAAGAGTAA
- a CDS encoding Gfo/Idh/MocA family protein, with protein sequence MPKKIRLGILGGGGDSLIGVLHRVASFINDNYEIVGAVFNPNFEDNINFAKEIDVPTNRIYKDFDTLVEEELKLPEDERIQVCSILTPNFLHFPMAKKLLEKGFHVICEKPMTTTYEEAKILQDLLAKSGKVFAVTHTYTGYPMVRQMREMIKAGALGKIHKVDARYYQGWINAIIHDKEKRSSVWRLDPKKAGISSCMGDIGVHAFNMIEFTTGLQIKSLLCDFNYMYDDNVMDVDGTVLIRMDKNVKGVIRASQVATGEENGLAIAIYGEKGAFRWEQEKPNFLYKMSDTEPVQIYKPGHAYNSELSLDGTKLPPGHPEGIFDAMANIYLGAARAIRGEKYNDGEFPTMLDGVRGLNFIESTVASHKQGNVWVDMD encoded by the coding sequence ATGCCAAAAAAAATCAGACTTGGAATTCTTGGAGGCGGCGGAGACTCCCTCATTGGAGTATTGCACAGAGTAGCCTCCTTCATTAATGACAACTATGAAATCGTAGGGGCGGTCTTCAACCCAAATTTTGAGGACAACATAAATTTTGCAAAGGAGATTGATGTTCCAACCAACCGTATCTATAAGGATTTTGATACATTGGTAGAAGAGGAATTAAAGCTTCCTGAAGATGAGCGAATTCAGGTTTGTTCCATCTTAACACCAAACTTCCTGCATTTTCCAATGGCGAAAAAACTATTGGAGAAAGGGTTTCACGTCATTTGTGAAAAGCCAATGACCACCACTTACGAAGAAGCCAAGATTTTACAGGATCTTTTGGCCAAATCCGGAAAGGTGTTCGCTGTGACGCATACGTATACCGGTTACCCCATGGTGCGTCAAATGCGGGAAATGATCAAGGCAGGAGCCTTGGGCAAGATTCACAAAGTGGATGCTAGATATTACCAAGGATGGATCAATGCCATTATCCACGATAAGGAAAAACGGTCTTCCGTCTGGCGATTGGACCCCAAAAAAGCGGGAATCAGTTCTTGTATGGGAGATATTGGGGTGCACGCCTTTAATATGATCGAGTTTACCACTGGACTTCAGATAAAATCCCTGTTATGCGATTTCAACTACATGTATGATGACAATGTTATGGATGTGGATGGAACCGTCCTCATTCGTATGGACAAGAATGTAAAAGGGGTAATCAGGGCAAGTCAGGTGGCCACTGGTGAGGAAAATGGTCTGGCCATTGCCATTTATGGTGAAAAAGGTGCTTTTAGATGGGAGCAGGAAAAACCCAATTTCCTCTATAAAATGAGCGATACAGAGCCTGTACAGATCTACAAGCCAGGACATGCCTATAACTCTGAACTTTCCTTGGATGGTACCAAGTTGCCTCCCGGACACCCGGAAGGTATCTTTGATGCCATGGCCAATATCTATCTGGGGGCTGCAAGGGCGATTCGGGGAGAAAAGTATAATGATGGGGAATTCCCTACCATGCTGGATGGTGTCCGAGGACTTAATTTCATTGAAAGTACGGTGGCCTCGCACAAGCAAGGCAACGTTTGGGTAGACATGGATTGA
- a CDS encoding ASCH domain-containing protein: MENASARNLWGDFLDAHLEFASKDAPKVIRFYDSEEDANACVDLICKETKRAVSHSLMGLQQRKEPLPKIGEFSVVTDWEGNAKCIIRTSSVKLVPFFAVREEQARLEGEGDKSLEYWKKKHWSYFSRELAEFGKIPRESMIVVFQGIELLFKR, from the coding sequence ATGGAAAATGCATCTGCCCGGAATCTGTGGGGCGACTTTTTGGACGCCCATTTGGAGTTTGCTTCAAAAGATGCTCCCAAAGTCATTCGTTTTTACGATAGTGAAGAAGATGCGAATGCCTGTGTCGATTTAATTTGTAAAGAAACCAAAAGAGCGGTTTCCCATTCCCTGATGGGGTTGCAACAACGAAAGGAGCCATTGCCTAAAATCGGAGAGTTTTCCGTGGTTACCGATTGGGAGGGAAATGCCAAGTGCATTATACGGACCTCTTCGGTAAAATTGGTGCCATTTTTTGCCGTTCGTGAAGAACAGGCCCGATTGGAAGGTGAGGGCGATAAAAGCCTGGAGTATTGGAAAAAGAAACATTGGTCCTATTTCTCCCGTGAACTTGCCGAATTTGGTAAGATTCCCCGAGAAAGTATGATCGTGGTGTTTCAGGGAATTGAACTGCTTTTTAAACGATAA